ATCTAAAGTGAAATTTTTATAAGTAAATGAGTTCAACAAACCTCCCACACCCTGAGGCATTGCAGTACCATATTTTTCCCATTTATCCCCATCAATCATATAAAATCCATCAGAGTCAACCATTTTATTACCATTAGCATCTGTCTTTACGGGATGTGCATAAATACCTCCCATTGGATCACCTACTACTGATTTTAATTGAGCTGCTGAACCATCATAGTCTGCATGCAATAATTCAGATGCACCGTTAGCCAGTTTCACGACCTTGTTTACATTTTTCGCCCAGTTTAAAGTAACATCCCAGGAAAAAGATGTCGTTTTTATTGGAGTACCGGTCAAAGCGATTTCAACTCCCTGATTACTCAATTCTCCAACATTCGCTAAAACTGATGATGCCCCTGTTGTTTGTGCCAATGTCAAATCTAGAATTTGATCCTTAACTTGTGCATTATAGTAAGAAACATCCAGTCCCAATCTTCTGTCAAAGAATTTGGTTTCAAAACCAAACTCATATTCATTTTTCATCTCAGGTTTTATCAGTTCGTTACCATATTTATCCATAGAATTTGTAATCAATACCGGAATTTTTGTACCCTGATTACCTAATGTAGTCTGATTGTAAGCTACATTTGCCTTATACAACTCTGGGTAGTTACCCACAATACCCCATGAAGCACGTAGTTTTGCATAACTGATTACTTCTGGTAATTTAACCGCTTCAGACAATACAAAAGATGAATTTACAGAAGGATATGTAAATGCATTATTATTAGGATTCATCGTAGAAGTACGATCTCTTCTTAATGTTCCTTCAAGGAACAAATAGTTTTTGTAACTACCATTTATAGTTCCAAATACAGCGTCTTTTACAACTTTATATTTTGTATCCGTACTCTTTGCTATGTTTACTGAAGCATTCATATCATACCAGCCTTCCACGCTCAAACCACCATCTGTAAATCTTGCTAAAGTAGAACCTGTTTCCCTTGTAGCTGTATAACCTGCCGAAGCACCGATTTCAAAAGCTTCATTAATTTTTTTGTTGTATGTCAGCATCACATCTCCATAAAGAATATTATAGTCTTTGGCATCCATTTGATAAGAACCAGTACCAAATCCATAAACCAAAGGCTTTTCAACCGGATTTTTAGTTTCTACATTTACTGAAGTTAAATCTGTAGAAACACGACCACGTAATTTCAAATCCTGATTAATCGTATAGGTTTCAGTAACACTGGCAATCAAACGATTTGTGATTTCGTCTTGTTGATTTGCATCTGTATTCCAAAAATAATCAGCAACATCTGCCTTGAAGCCATTACGGATAATATTTTCATCCGGAGTTAAACTTTGATTTGAACCCGTTACATATTTGTATCCTAAACTGGTTCTGTATTTAGCTTTGTACCAATCACCATTATCAAAAGGACTTATCATACCCGTAAAGTTATTGATCAATCGATCCATACCAATAGCACGGTTATGAACATTTTGATTCATATAACTCACAATTACATCAGTTTTCAAATTTTCACCAGTTTTGAATGATGCATTCAGGTTAAGCGTATTCTTTTTATTCATGTTTCCCATACTGAGACCTTTCGATTCATTGTGGGTGTAAGAAAAACGAATACTGCTATTGTCAGTATTGTTAGACAGCGCGATGTTTGTTACGCTATCCCATGAATCCTGGAACATATTTTTGTACCCGTCTTTTTGAGCAGAATAAGGACGAACAACTCCATCCCATGACATAATTGGCTGACCATCGAACCAAGGTCCAAAGTTGTTACTACTAGCTGAAACACCTCTGGTATCAGCAATTCCATCACCATTTGTATCATAATGAGCGAAACCATCTGGTGCCAAATATCCGGAAGAATAATTTGCATTTGTCCAGCCCGGACCTCTTTCATATTGAAATCTTGGCAAGTATGCAATTTGGTTTTGTGCGTAACTGGTACTGAAATCTACACCAAACCCTTTTTTACCTTTACCGGATTTCGATGTAATCAAGACCACCCCGTTTACAGCTTCAGAACCATACAATGCAGCTGCCGAAGCGCCTTTTAGAATAGAGATACTCTCAATATCTTCAGGATTTATATCTGCTAAACCATTGCTTCTAATTCGCTGGTCTGCCCAATAATCATTATTTTTAGCCTCTCCATCGCGAATTGGAACACCATCCAAAACAATAAGCGGTTGGTTCTTCCCTGTGATAGAGTTGATACCACGAATCTGAATATTGATATTTCCGGCTCCTCCCGGAGTAGAAGTGATACGAACACCTGGTGCTTTCCCATACAGGGCATTAGCTACAGTAGCCGAACCTGTCTTAACAAGTGCATCAGACTTAATTACACTCGTAGCATAACCTAAAGCTTTTTTCTCTTTAGACTGACCAAGTGCAGTTACAACAACTTCTCCTAATTGTTCACTGCCTGCGCCTAAAACTACATTAACAGTAGTCAGGCCTGCTACAGAAACTTCTTTTGTAGCAGAACCTACATAAGAAAATATCAAAGTCGCTGATTGATTAGGAACAGAGATAGTATATTTCCCATCAAAATCTGTCGATGTATTTGTTTTAGTTCCTTTAACATTCACATTCGCTCCTGGTATTGGCATCCCTTGCGAATCAGTGACTGTTCCTGTTACTGTAGCTGTTTGAGCCTGAAGATTTTGAACCCCGAACAGGAAAAACAAAAACAGTAATTTTAATACTTTTTGATTCATAGTTTAATTGTCTTTTGAGTTAATAACATGTTAAATTTATGAATCTGATTTGTTAACTAAATCATTATTTCGACAAATGACATCTTTGAAAAGGTGTTGGGCATTTTTTTGCCAAAAAATTCTATTTCACTAATAAAATCCTTACGTTTTACTATTCAGTATTTAATTAATCTTTGTGATTTACCATATTCACAAAATTATTCTAAACAAAACAACCAAAACATTAAATATTTTATTTTGATTTGCATTAAAGCATTACTCTATAACAGTAAAATTCAGCTTCTGTAATTCTGTAGAATTTCCTCCAACCATCACTTCAAAATCTCCAGGCTCTGTAACTCGTTTCATTTCTCTGTTCCAAACAGATAATTCATCTGGTGTAAGGGTAAACTCAACAGTTTTAGTTTCTCCTTTTTTGATGTTAAGCCTTTTGAAACCTTTTAACGTTTTTTGAGGTGTTGTTACAGAGCTATATACATCGTTTATATACAATTGTACCACTTCATCTCCGTCTCTGTCTCCTGTGTTTTTCACATCAACGCGCACTTTCAATTCGCCGTCTTTTTTGATTTCAGTCGAGCTGAGAGTCAAATTCGCATATTCAAACTTCGTATAACTTAATCCGAAACCGAAATTGAATAACGGATTTTCACTCTCTGCCACATATCTGTGTATCGCAGATGGCTTTTGGTTATAATATATAGGTAACTGTCCAACTGATTTCGGAACTGTAATTGGAAGTCTTCCTCCCGGATTGTAATCTCCAAATAAAACATCAGCTACAGCTCTTCCTCCAAATTCTCCCGGAAACCAGCCTTCTAAGACAGCAGGAATATTATCAGCAATCCAGTTGGTAGAAAGTGGGCGACCGTTTAACAAAACACAAACTACCGGAGTTCCTGTTTTTTGAATTGCTTCTATTAATTCCTGTTGCATTCCGTGTAAATTCAAATCAGCAACATCTCGGTTTTCTTCTACCAATTCGTTTGATTCTCCTAAAACTACAATCGCAACATCGGCTTTTTTAGCAGCGTCGATTGCCGGCTGCATGTTTACTTTTTCTAAGTTCCAACGCAAGTGCGCTCTGGCTCCCCAGCCTCCTTCCCACATTTCTATGCGGACTTTATATTTTTTACCTGCTTCAATATTTTTTGGAGTAGTTACGATACTTGTAGCTCCTTTTGTCCAGTTGTCGATAACCAATTGATCGTCAACCCACATTCTGATTCCATCATCAGAACTTAAACCTAACCAGCCATCAAATGATTTGTCTGATTGAATGTAACCTGTCCAGCGAATAGAGAAATCATCTACATTAACACCATCACCAGGCGCCCAGGGCCAGTCAAACTCCAATTGGCTGTCAATACGAGTAAGAGCTGGAGTTCCTTCTAAATTTCTGTTATTAAAATATTCTCCTTTTAATCCGTTTTGAGATCCGTCTGAAGTAAATAAATATTTAGATGGAATTGCCTGTCCTTTTACGATCAGCGGCACACCTTCTTCATAAACCACATTCGCTGTTTTTCCAACTAACTGTTGAACACCTTCAAAAACGGTCATTCCAACACTATTTTTAGGAGCATAACCTCCCATTCTTGAAGCATTTGCATTTGGTCCGATAACTGCAATATTTTTAAGGTCTTTTTTTAGTGGAAGAATATTGTTTTCATTCTTCAATAAAATCATCGATTTTTGAGCCGCTTCTAAAGCAACTGCCTGATTTTCTTTGGTATGAAAACGCTCTTTAATCAGGTTTTTATCTGTAAACGGATTTTCAAATAACCCCAATAAGAATTTCAAACGTAAAACTGCGCCCGCTGCACGGTCGATGTTTTCCATTGTCAATTTCTTTTCA
The Flavobacterium flavigenum genome window above contains:
- a CDS encoding SusC/RagA family TonB-linked outer membrane protein; amino-acid sequence: MNQKVLKLLFLFFLFGVQNLQAQTATVTGTVTDSQGMPIPGANVNVKGTKTNTSTDFDGKYTISVPNQSATLIFSYVGSATKEVSVAGLTTVNVVLGAGSEQLGEVVVTALGQSKEKKALGYATSVIKSDALVKTGSATVANALYGKAPGVRITSTPGGAGNINIQIRGINSITGKNQPLIVLDGVPIRDGEAKNNDYWADQRIRSNGLADINPEDIESISILKGASAAALYGSEAVNGVVLITSKSGKGKKGFGVDFSTSYAQNQIAYLPRFQYERGPGWTNANYSSGYLAPDGFAHYDTNGDGIADTRGVSASSNNFGPWFDGQPIMSWDGVVRPYSAQKDGYKNMFQDSWDSVTNIALSNNTDNSSIRFSYTHNESKGLSMGNMNKKNTLNLNASFKTGENLKTDVIVSYMNQNVHNRAIGMDRLINNFTGMISPFDNGDWYKAKYRTSLGYKYVTGSNQSLTPDENIIRNGFKADVADYFWNTDANQQDEITNRLIASVTETYTINQDLKLRGRVSTDLTSVNVETKNPVEKPLVYGFGTGSYQMDAKDYNILYGDVMLTYNKKINEAFEIGASAGYTATRETGSTLARFTDGGLSVEGWYDMNASVNIAKSTDTKYKVVKDAVFGTINGSYKNYLFLEGTLRRDRTSTMNPNNNAFTYPSVNSSFVLSEAVKLPEVISYAKLRASWGIVGNYPELYKANVAYNQTTLGNQGTKIPVLITNSMDKYGNELIKPEMKNEYEFGFETKFFDRRLGLDVSYYNAQVKDQILDLTLAQTTGASSVLANVGELSNQGVEIALTGTPIKTTSFSWDVTLNWAKNVNKVVKLANGASELLHADYDGSAAQLKSVVGDPMGGIYAHPVKTDANGNKMVDSDGFYMIDGDKWEKYGTAMPQGVGGLLNSFTYKNFTLDLNIDYSYGGSLMPTGVNWMTSRGLTEESLNYSTNERGGLTYYVDANGKGVQVPNSATSGPTGQTLYRDGMLMTGVTADGAPNTNVISQAGYYNMTYNWGGPQYSSSRYELYIKENNYIKMREISLSYSLPTAWASKMGASKVNFSAYGRNLFFIYRSIKDMDPEATTAGSKWSQNINNAGTNPATRSIGVMLRASF
- a CDS encoding glycoside hydrolase family 3 N-terminal domain-containing protein → MLQLRMKKTAIIFVMAVGFFNQSHAQKKYPYQDAKLPVEERVQDLLSRMTLEEKVRQMDMYRGDFFKEKEDFAKGKSAEKIGKLGIGAIHDLYPRSAKMINDLQTNVIKGNRWGIPALIMCEMLHGYLDEGSTAFPMNIGLGATWDTSVLDKVGKVIGMEARAHGVHFGFGPNLDLGREPRWGRVAETFGEDAYLNSEIGLAFIKGLQGDDLKSDRSIIAEPKHFAVHGIPQAGGNSSPILVGERSAREDHLPSFRKAFTKGGALGTMCAYSELDGIPCAANHWLLTDVLRKEWGFKGLVVSDLGAIKYIQTTHKVADSPKESIREAVSAGVDMQFYDFSNEFWQNTVIELVNEKKLTMENIDRAAGAVLRLKFLLGLFENPFTDKNLIKERFHTKENQAVALEAAQKSMILLKNENNILPLKKDLKNIAVIGPNANASRMGGYAPKNSVGMTVFEGVQQLVGKTANVVYEEGVPLIVKGQAIPSKYLFTSDGSQNGLKGEYFNNRNLEGTPALTRIDSQLEFDWPWAPGDGVNVDDFSIRWTGYIQSDKSFDGWLGLSSDDGIRMWVDDQLVIDNWTKGATSIVTTPKNIEAGKKYKVRIEMWEGGWGARAHLRWNLEKVNMQPAIDAAKKADVAIVVLGESNELVEENRDVADLNLHGMQQELIEAIQKTGTPVVCVLLNGRPLSTNWIADNIPAVLEGWFPGEFGGRAVADVLFGDYNPGGRLPITVPKSVGQLPIYYNQKPSAIHRYVAESENPLFNFGFGLSYTKFEYANLTLSSTEIKKDGELKVRVDVKNTGDRDGDEVVQLYINDVYSSVTTPQKTLKGFKRLNIKKGETKTVEFTLTPDELSVWNREMKRVTEPGDFEVMVGGNSTELQKLNFTVIE